One region of Quercus lobata isolate SW786 chromosome 2, ValleyOak3.0 Primary Assembly, whole genome shotgun sequence genomic DNA includes:
- the LOC115976440 gene encoding B2 protein: MESMHSFWQLGDELRGQSKVSEDHKWLVAASKLAEQTRIKGERMNNLDLSKGPTEMRIREKFGFQEDNKFESLNFNMLNLDSKLTESVNKSSSLRNGIYNMNAVYQKNNATLMGNIMGTKYSGNNLISKASNDNINNNNSNNSTTNNNNENANSNNAVDKRFKTLPATETLPRNEVLGGYIFVCNNDTMQEDLKRQLFGLPPRYRDSVRAITPGLPLFLYNYTTHQLHGIFEATSFGGSNIDPTAWEDKKCKGESRFPAQVRIRVRKICKALEEDAFRPVLHHYDGPKFRLELSVPETLDLLDLCEQAGTVA, encoded by the exons ATGGAGAGCATGCATAGCTTTTGGCAATTGGGTGATGAGCTTCGAGGACAATCAAAAGTCTCAGAGGATCACAAATGGTTAGTGGCTGCTTCAAAATTGGCTGAGCAGACAAGGATAAAGGGCGAGCGCATGAATAACCTTGATCTCTCCAAGGGCCCAACTGAAATGAGGATAAGGGAGAAGTTTGGGTTCCAGGAAGACAACAAATTTGAAAGCCTCAACTTCAACATGTTGAACTTGGACTCTAAATTAACTGAAAGTGTGAACAAAAGTTCTTCCCTCAGGAACGGTATTTATAATATGAATGCAGTTTATCAGAAAAACAATGCAACCCTTATGGGAAACATAATGGGTACCAAGTATAGTGGCAATAACCTCATCAGCAAAGCATCCAACGACAACATCAATAACAATAACTCCAACAActccaccaccaacaacaacaatgaaaaTGCCAACTCCAACAATGCAGTTGACAAAAGGTTCAAGACCTTGCCAGCAACAGAGACACTCCCACGGAATGAGGTGTTGGGGGGATACATCTTTGTATGTAATAATGACACAATGCAGGAAGATTTAAAGCGACAGCTATTTG gtttgcCTCCAAGATATCGGGATTCTGTTCGGGCAATAACCCCAGGCTTACCACTGTTTCTCTATAATTACACTACTCACCAGTTGCATGGAATCTTTGAG GCAACAAGTTTTGGGGGATCCAACATTGATCCAACTGCTTGGGAAGATAAAAAATGTAAAGGCGAGTCAAGGTTTCCAGCTCAG GTGAGAATCCGTGTTAGAAAAATATGCAAGGCTTTGGAAGAAGATGCCTTTAGGCCAGTCTTGCATCACTATGATGGCCCCAAATTCCGTCTTGAGCTCTCAGTTCCAGAG ACCCTGGATCTATTAGACCTCTGCGAACAAGCAGGCACTGTTGCATAA